In the Deinococcus ficus genome, one interval contains:
- a CDS encoding pyridoxamine 5'-phosphate oxidase family protein translates to MTTQAMKDLARRMRGMDLCMLTTVSSYGRLASRPMSNNGEVEYDGTSYFFTWADSRMVRDISENHHVQLNFRADKGFLFVAVQGEARVLTDRRVMKDHWHDELRQWFKDGLDTEGLVMLVVDAKRIQWWGEDDGHIEL, encoded by the coding sequence ATGACGACCCAAGCCATGAAAGACCTCGCCCGGCGCATGCGCGGCATGGACCTGTGCATGCTCACCACCGTCAGCAGCTACGGCCGCCTCGCCAGCCGCCCCATGAGCAACAACGGCGAGGTCGAGTACGACGGCACCAGTTACTTCTTCACCTGGGCGGACTCCCGCATGGTCAGGGACATCAGCGAGAACCACCACGTGCAGCTGAACTTCCGTGCCGACAAGGGATTCCTGTTCGTGGCCGTGCAGGGCGAGGCGCGCGTGCTGACCGACCGCCGCGTCATGAAAGACCACTGGCACGACGAACTGCGCCAGTGGTTCAAGGACGGCCTGGACACCGAGGGTCTCGTGATGCTGGTCGTGGACGCCAAACGCATCCAGTGGTGGGGCGAGGACGACGGCCACATCGAGCTCTGA
- the sufD gene encoding Fe-S cluster assembly protein SufD produces MTKFNEQLAQAGGPEWLTAKRSEALNLFNTLGVPTEQVEAWKYTRVDVDFENLRPHAKRDVITDTARLPASVQKRLSSTDAGAFLVFDGPDVVYRTELPAALTAQGVIFTDLKTAVEQHADKVQQYLYSVVPAEVPDDTTIAAPGTTPSKSPDPSEGKFSALAAALWTNGAFVYVPRGVEVDLPLGAFRVMSEAGTYTATRTLVVAEENAQVTFIDEQDSEELPGTYAIGAVELVVKTGARLRYVSIQNWGKGVTHIQRQRGDVEKDATLNSLVVTMGGTLSRTEMQSYLRGTGADSEMLALYFASDDQHFDHYTLQHHAAAHAHSDLLYKGVNSDESVGVFSGMIKVDLNAQKTDAYQKHRTLMLSSEARNFSVPQLEINANDVRCSHGSTTGPVDQEALFFLRSRGIRKELAEKMLVTAFLEDVLSRVPLESVVKYIEGIIAEKVGAA; encoded by the coding sequence ATGACCAAATTCAACGAACAACTCGCGCAGGCCGGCGGCCCCGAGTGGCTGACCGCAAAGCGCAGCGAGGCACTGAACCTGTTCAACACGCTGGGCGTGCCCACCGAACAGGTCGAAGCCTGGAAGTACACCCGCGTGGACGTGGACTTCGAGAACCTCCGCCCCCACGCCAAGCGTGACGTGATCACCGACACGGCCCGCCTGCCGGCCAGCGTGCAGAAGCGCCTGAGCAGCACCGACGCCGGAGCGTTCCTGGTGTTCGACGGGCCGGACGTGGTGTACCGCACCGAACTGCCGGCCGCCCTGACCGCGCAGGGCGTGATCTTCACGGACCTGAAAACGGCCGTGGAACAGCACGCCGACAAGGTGCAGCAGTACCTGTACAGCGTGGTGCCGGCCGAAGTGCCGGACGACACCACCATCGCCGCGCCCGGCACCACGCCCAGCAAGAGCCCCGACCCCAGCGAGGGCAAGTTCAGCGCCCTGGCCGCGGCCCTGTGGACGAACGGCGCGTTCGTGTACGTGCCGCGCGGCGTGGAAGTGGACCTGCCGCTGGGCGCCTTCCGCGTGATGAGCGAGGCCGGCACGTACACCGCCACCCGCACGCTGGTGGTCGCCGAGGAGAACGCCCAGGTGACGTTCATCGACGAGCAGGACAGCGAGGAGTTGCCCGGCACGTACGCGATCGGCGCGGTGGAACTCGTCGTGAAGACCGGCGCCCGCCTGCGGTACGTATCCATCCAGAACTGGGGCAAGGGCGTGACGCACATCCAGCGCCAGCGCGGCGACGTGGAGAAGGACGCCACCCTGAACAGCCTGGTCGTGACCATGGGCGGCACGCTGTCCCGCACGGAAATGCAGTCGTACCTGCGCGGCACCGGGGCGGACAGCGAGATGCTGGCCCTGTACTTCGCGTCGGACGACCAGCACTTCGACCACTACACCCTGCAGCACCACGCGGCCGCGCACGCGCACAGCGACCTGCTGTACAAGGGCGTGAACAGCGACGAGTCCGTGGGCGTGTTCAGCGGCATGATCAAGGTGGACCTGAACGCCCAGAAGACCGACGCGTACCAGAAGCACCGCACCCTGATGCTCAGCAGCGAGGCGCGGAACTTCAGCGTGCCGCAGCTGGAAATCAACGCGAACGACGTGCGCTGCAGCCACGGCAGCACCACGGGCCCGGTGGACCAGGAGGCGCTGTTCTTCCTGCGCTCGCGCGGCATCCGCAAGGAACTTGCCGAGAAAATGCTGGTCACGGCGTTCCTGGAGGACGTGCTGTCCCGGGTGCCGCTCGAGAGCGTCGTGAAGTACATCGAGGGGATCATCGCGGAGAAGGTCGGCGCGGCCTGA
- the sufB gene encoding Fe-S cluster assembly protein SufB, which translates to MTVNPEASEINTTYEYGWSNPEKYAIKAPKGLSREVVEMISKAKDEPQWMLDFRLKALDIFYSKPMPEWGADLSGLNLDEIYYYIKPEGFNARNWDDVPEDVKQTFERLGIPEAERAALAGVGAQYESEMVYHNLKEEWEKLGVVFLSIEDGLKEYPELFREHFATIVPPEDNKFAAVNSAVWSGGSFVYVPKGVKVDIPLQTYFRINAESSGQFERTLIIIDEGAQAHYIEGCTAPAYSSDSFHSGVIEIVVKEGARFRYSTIQNWSHNVYNLVTQRAAVYGNGVMEWVDGNLGSKVTMKYPACYLLEEGARGEVLSIAMAGRGQHQDAGAKIVHFAPYTSGTIVSKSISKDSGRSSYRGLVKIYEGARGSKTNVECDALLLDEEARTDTYPYIEIEEKDASVGHEATVSKINDEQILYLQSRGLSEDEAAGLIVRGFIEPIAKELPLEYAVELNRLIELEMEGSVG; encoded by the coding sequence ATGACCGTCAATCCTGAAGCCAGTGAAATCAACACGACGTACGAGTACGGGTGGAGCAACCCCGAGAAGTACGCCATCAAGGCCCCCAAGGGCCTGAGCCGCGAAGTGGTCGAGATGATCAGCAAGGCCAAAGACGAGCCGCAGTGGATGCTCGACTTCCGCCTCAAGGCGCTGGACATCTTCTACAGCAAGCCCATGCCCGAATGGGGCGCGGACCTCTCCGGCCTGAACCTCGACGAGATCTACTACTACATCAAGCCCGAAGGCTTCAACGCCCGCAACTGGGACGACGTGCCCGAGGACGTCAAGCAGACCTTCGAGCGCCTGGGCATCCCCGAGGCCGAACGGGCCGCGCTGGCCGGCGTGGGCGCGCAGTACGAATCGGAAATGGTATACCACAACCTCAAGGAGGAGTGGGAGAAGCTCGGCGTGGTGTTCCTCAGCATCGAGGACGGCCTCAAGGAGTACCCGGAGCTCTTCCGCGAGCACTTCGCAACCATCGTGCCGCCCGAGGACAACAAGTTCGCGGCCGTGAACAGCGCCGTGTGGTCCGGGGGGTCCTTCGTGTACGTGCCCAAGGGCGTCAAGGTGGACATCCCGCTGCAGACGTACTTCCGCATCAACGCCGAGAGCAGCGGGCAGTTCGAACGCACCCTGATCATCATCGACGAGGGCGCGCAGGCGCACTACATCGAGGGCTGCACCGCCCCCGCGTACAGCTCTGACAGCTTCCACAGCGGCGTGATCGAGATCGTCGTGAAAGAAGGTGCGCGCTTCCGGTACAGCACCATCCAGAACTGGTCGCACAACGTGTACAACCTCGTGACCCAGCGCGCCGCGGTGTATGGCAACGGCGTGATGGAGTGGGTGGACGGCAACCTGGGCAGCAAGGTCACCATGAAGTACCCGGCCTGCTACCTGCTGGAAGAAGGCGCCCGCGGCGAGGTGCTGAGCATCGCCATGGCCGGCCGCGGTCAGCACCAGGACGCCGGGGCGAAGATCGTGCACTTCGCGCCCTACACCTCGGGCACCATCGTGTCCAAGAGCATCAGCAAGGACTCGGGGCGCAGCAGCTACCGCGGCCTCGTGAAGATCTACGAAGGCGCGCGCGGCAGCAAGACCAACGTGGAATGTGACGCCCTGCTGCTCGACGAGGAAGCCCGCACCGACACCTACCCCTACATCGAGATCGAGGAGAAGGACGCCAGCGTGGGCCACGAGGCGACCGTCAGCAAGATCAACGACGAGCAGATCCTCTACCTCCAGAGCCGCGGCCTGAGCGAGGACGAGGCCGCCGGCCTGATCGTGCGCGGCTTCATCGAACCCATCGCCAAGGAACTCCCCCTGGAGTACGCGGTGGAACTCAACCGCCTGATCGAACTGGAAATGGAAGGGAGCGTCGGGTAA
- the sufC gene encoding Fe-S cluster assembly ATPase SufC yields MTHQLEIRNLHAKVGDTEILRGINLVVPRGELHAIMGPNGNGKSTLAKVIVGDPEYTVTEGEILVDGQNILEMEPDERARLGVFLAFQYPVEIPGVTIANFLRLAMQARKAEGEEVSFTEFYGKLQKALATLEWDESIVERYLNEGFSGGEKKRNEILQMLMLEPNYIIMDETDSGLDVDALKIVAKGVNSMRGESLGGLIITHYQRLLDYIVPDKVHIVLNGRIVESGGPELAKKLDTQGYDWVKELATA; encoded by the coding sequence ATGACCCACCAGCTCGAAATCCGCAACCTGCACGCCAAAGTCGGCGACACCGAAATCCTGCGCGGCATCAACCTCGTGGTGCCCCGCGGCGAACTGCACGCCATCATGGGGCCCAACGGCAACGGCAAGAGCACCCTGGCCAAAGTCATCGTCGGCGACCCCGAGTACACCGTCACCGAAGGCGAGATCCTGGTGGACGGCCAGAACATCCTGGAGATGGAACCCGACGAACGCGCCCGCCTGGGCGTCTTCCTGGCCTTCCAGTACCCCGTCGAGATCCCCGGCGTGACCATCGCCAACTTCCTGCGCCTGGCCATGCAGGCCCGCAAGGCCGAAGGCGAGGAAGTCTCCTTCACCGAGTTCTACGGCAAGCTCCAGAAGGCCCTCGCGACCCTGGAATGGGACGAGAGCATCGTCGAGCGCTACCTGAACGAGGGCTTCTCCGGCGGCGAGAAGAAGCGCAACGAGATCCTTCAGATGCTGATGCTGGAACCCAACTACATCATCATGGACGAAACCGACTCCGGTCTCGACGTGGACGCGCTGAAGATCGTCGCCAAGGGCGTGAACAGCATGCGCGGCGAGAGCCTGGGCGGCCTGATCATCACCCACTACCAGCGCCTGCTGGACTACATCGTCCCCGACAAGGTCCACATCGTCCTGAACGGCCGCATCGTGGAATCCGGCGGCCCCGAACTCGCCAAGAAACTCGACACCCAGGGCTATGACTGGGTCAAGGAACTGGCGACCGCCTGA
- a CDS encoding anaerobic C4-dicarboxylate transporter family protein: MVLLQVVVVLGAILIGARLGGVGLGVMGGLGLALLTFVFGLNPTSPPIDVMLMIVAVITAAATMQAAGGMEWLVRMAEMLLRKNPSRITFMAPLVTYLFTLFAGTGHTAYSVLPVIAEVSREAGIRPERPMSIAVIASQQAITASPISAATVALLGLLAAQNPEISLFDILKVCVPATLVGVMAGALAVFRKGRELNDDPTYKERLDRGEIEPVAPHTQKPALPASARTSVRIFLAAALAIVLVGSVPALRPLVPDLKDPTALVPLGMPYSIEMIMLSASALMLLLCRVKAEDVVKGSVFPAGMAAVIAIFGIAWMGDTFIAAHIDSLKGAVEGLVRTQPWVFAIALFVMSILLYSQAATIRALAPLGIALGIPAPFMIAMFPAVNGYFFIPNYPTVVAAINFDRTGTTGIGRYLLNHSFMLPGLVATVVTISTGFLLATLLF; the protein is encoded by the coding sequence ATGGTTCTGTTGCAGGTCGTGGTCGTACTGGGCGCCATTCTCATCGGCGCGCGTCTGGGTGGGGTCGGTCTGGGGGTCATGGGCGGCCTGGGCCTGGCGCTGCTCACCTTCGTGTTCGGACTCAACCCCACCTCCCCCCCCATCGACGTGATGCTGATGATCGTGGCCGTCATCACGGCCGCCGCCACCATGCAGGCCGCCGGCGGCATGGAATGGCTGGTCCGCATGGCCGAGATGCTGCTGCGCAAGAACCCCTCGCGCATCACCTTCATGGCCCCGCTCGTCACCTATCTGTTCACGCTGTTCGCCGGGACCGGCCACACCGCCTACTCGGTCCTGCCGGTCATCGCCGAGGTCTCCCGCGAGGCCGGCATCCGCCCCGAACGCCCCATGAGCATCGCCGTGATCGCCTCGCAGCAGGCCATCACCGCCAGCCCCATCAGCGCCGCCACCGTCGCCCTGCTGGGCCTGCTCGCCGCGCAGAACCCTGAGATCAGCCTCTTCGACATCCTCAAGGTGTGCGTGCCCGCCACCCTGGTCGGCGTGATGGCCGGCGCGCTGGCCGTGTTCCGCAAGGGCCGCGAACTGAACGACGACCCCACCTACAAAGAGCGCCTGGACCGCGGTGAGATCGAACCCGTCGCCCCGCACACCCAGAAACCCGCCCTGCCCGCCAGCGCCCGCACCAGCGTGAGGATCTTCCTGGCCGCCGCGCTCGCCATCGTGCTGGTCGGCTCGGTGCCCGCCCTGCGCCCCCTGGTCCCTGACCTGAAGGACCCCACCGCCCTGGTGCCGCTGGGCATGCCGTACTCCATCGAGATGATCATGCTCAGCGCCAGCGCCCTGATGCTGCTGCTGTGCCGCGTGAAGGCCGAGGACGTCGTCAAGGGCAGCGTGTTCCCCGCCGGCATGGCCGCCGTGATCGCCATCTTCGGGATCGCCTGGATGGGCGACACCTTCATCGCCGCGCACATCGACTCCCTCAAGGGCGCCGTGGAAGGCCTCGTCAGGACGCAGCCCTGGGTGTTCGCCATCGCCCTGTTCGTCATGAGCATCCTGCTCTACAGCCAGGCCGCCACCATCCGCGCGCTCGCACCGCTGGGCATCGCCCTGGGCATCCCGGCACCCTTCATGATCGCCATGTTCCCCGCCGTGAACGGGTACTTCTTCATCCCCAACTACCCCACCGTCGTCGCCGCCATCAACTTCGACCGCACCGGCACCACCGGCATCGGCCGGTACCTCCTGAACCACAGCTTCATGCTCCCCGGGCTGGTCGCCACCGTCGTGACCATCAGCACCGGCTTCCTGCTCGCCACCCTGCTGTTCTGA
- the aspA gene encoding aspartate ammonia-lyase, with product MTYRLEKDFLGEKQVPQDALYGIQTLRAIENFPITGLRLHPSLIRAMALVKKAAALANAETGNLDAGLADAIARAADEVMAGQWHAHFLVDPIQGGAGTSINMNTNEVLANRALELLGDHKGHYARLSPNTHVNMAQSTNDAFPTAMHIAVLDELKNLLASMRDLEATFARKAKEFDHVIKMGRTHLQDAVPIRLGQEFEAYRRVLARDIDRIALTGAHLRQVNMGATAVGTGLNADPAYIRAVVQHLADLSGHPITSADDLIDATQNTDGYTEVSAMLKVCMMNMSKVANDLRLMASGPRCGFGELHLPARQPGSSIMPGKVNPVIAEVVNQVAFQVIGNDTTVCLASEAGQFELNVMEPVLIFNLIQSITMMTNVFTVFRKHLLEDLRANEDRLRAYVESSVGVVTAINPHVGYETAARLAKQAIDTGRPIRDVVLESGALTAAELDVILNPYNMTSPGISGAELLQARQEPASTH from the coding sequence ATGACCTACCGCCTCGAAAAAGACTTCCTCGGTGAAAAACAGGTCCCCCAGGACGCCCTGTACGGCATCCAGACCCTGCGCGCCATCGAGAACTTCCCCATCACCGGCCTGCGGCTGCACCCCTCCCTCATCCGCGCCATGGCCCTGGTGAAAAAAGCCGCCGCACTCGCCAACGCCGAAACCGGCAACCTGGACGCCGGACTCGCCGACGCCATCGCCCGCGCCGCCGACGAGGTCATGGCCGGCCAGTGGCACGCGCACTTCCTGGTGGACCCCATCCAGGGCGGCGCCGGCACCAGCATCAACATGAACACCAACGAGGTCCTCGCCAACCGCGCCCTGGAACTCCTCGGGGACCACAAAGGCCACTACGCGCGCCTGAGCCCCAACACGCACGTGAACATGGCCCAGAGCACCAACGACGCCTTCCCCACCGCCATGCACATCGCCGTGCTGGACGAACTGAAAAACCTGCTCGCCAGCATGCGCGACCTCGAAGCCACCTTCGCCCGCAAGGCGAAGGAGTTCGACCACGTCATCAAGATGGGCCGCACCCACCTGCAGGACGCCGTGCCCATCCGCCTCGGCCAGGAATTCGAGGCGTACCGCCGCGTGCTCGCCCGCGACATCGACCGCATCGCCCTGACCGGCGCGCACCTGCGGCAGGTGAACATGGGCGCCACCGCCGTCGGCACCGGCCTGAACGCCGACCCCGCCTACATCCGCGCGGTCGTGCAGCACCTCGCCGACCTCAGCGGCCACCCCATCACGTCCGCCGACGACCTGATCGACGCCACCCAGAACACCGACGGCTACACCGAGGTCAGCGCCATGCTCAAGGTCTGCATGATGAACATGAGCAAGGTCGCCAACGACCTGCGCCTGATGGCCTCCGGCCCCCGCTGCGGCTTCGGGGAACTGCACCTGCCCGCCCGGCAGCCCGGCAGCAGCATCATGCCCGGCAAGGTCAACCCCGTCATCGCCGAGGTCGTCAACCAGGTGGCCTTCCAGGTCATCGGCAACGACACCACCGTGTGCCTCGCCAGCGAAGCCGGGCAGTTTGAACTGAACGTCATGGAACCCGTGCTGATCTTCAACCTGATCCAGAGCATCACCATGATGACCAACGTCTTCACCGTGTTCCGCAAGCACCTCCTCGAAGACCTCAGGGCCAACGAGGACCGCCTGCGCGCCTACGTGGAAAGCAGCGTCGGCGTGGTCACCGCCATCAACCCCCACGTCGGGTACGAAACCGCCGCCCGCCTCGCCAAACAGGCCATCGACACCGGCCGGCCCATCCGCGACGTCGTGCTGGAAAGCGGCGCCCTGACCGCCGCCGAACTGGACGTCATCCTCAACCCCTACAACATGACCAGCCCCGGCATCAGCGGCGCCGAACTGCTCCAGGCGCGCCAGGAACCCGCCAGCACCCACTGA
- a CDS encoding MotA/TolQ/ExbB proton channel family protein, which yields MNVLDLIRAAGPLLWVLLALSLYVVYLSALRAQALARLSADPRTLTERARAVTAESGPHAALAEVDRSGNHTPAANVLRAGLSRADRGPDAAASAMTSTLLAEEGRLYAGLSALGTAAQVAPLLGLLGTVIGMVRSFLVFGQTASPTPAQLAQGISEALINTAGGLIVAILAYVARGALRARADRIALHAEQVREDLPTWLAAPHPEPARAAAPLRPAVLEGAAR from the coding sequence GTGAACGTCCTGGACCTGATCCGCGCCGCCGGACCGCTGTTGTGGGTGCTGCTGGCCCTCTCCCTGTACGTGGTCTACCTGAGTGCCCTGCGCGCTCAGGCCCTGGCGCGCCTGAGCGCCGACCCCCGCACCCTCACCGAACGGGCCCGGGCCGTCACCGCCGAAAGCGGCCCCCACGCCGCGCTGGCCGAAGTGGACCGCAGCGGCAACCACACCCCCGCCGCCAACGTCCTGCGCGCCGGCCTGAGCCGCGCCGACCGCGGCCCCGACGCCGCCGCCTCCGCCATGACCTCCACCCTCCTCGCCGAGGAAGGCCGCCTGTACGCCGGCCTGAGCGCCCTCGGCACCGCCGCCCAGGTCGCCCCGCTGCTGGGCCTGCTGGGCACCGTGATCGGCATGGTCCGCTCCTTCCTGGTGTTCGGCCAGACCGCCAGCCCCACCCCCGCGCAGCTCGCCCAGGGCATCAGCGAGGCCCTGATCAACACCGCCGGCGGCCTGATCGTCGCGATCCTCGCGTACGTCGCCCGCGGCGCCCTGCGCGCCCGCGCCGACCGCATCGCCCTGCACGCCGAACAGGTCCGCGAGGACCTCCCCACCTGGCTCGCCGCGCCCCACCCCGAGCCCGCCCGGGCCGCCGCACCCCTGCGCCCCGCCGTCCTGGAAGGCGCCGCCCGATGA
- a CDS encoding ExbD/TolR family protein, whose product MSARRRRMRDGGETVTFDFAPMVDIVLLLLIFFFLTSSLGARQTALPLDLPRASSAVKESPALPIVSVDPAGKVYLNGEATPLTSLGARLRPLAQASGGVVGLRADENGQYGTVVEVMDVIRRAGGTRLALGTRLPAASGATP is encoded by the coding sequence ATGAGCGCCCGCCGGCGCCGCATGCGCGACGGCGGCGAGACCGTCACCTTCGACTTCGCGCCGATGGTGGACATCGTGCTGCTCCTGCTGATCTTCTTCTTCCTCACCAGCAGCCTCGGCGCCCGCCAGACCGCCCTGCCCCTGGACCTGCCGCGCGCCAGCAGTGCCGTGAAGGAAAGCCCCGCCCTGCCCATCGTGAGCGTGGACCCCGCCGGCAAGGTCTACCTGAACGGCGAGGCCACCCCCCTGACCAGCCTCGGCGCCCGCCTGCGGCCCCTCGCGCAGGCGTCCGGCGGCGTGGTCGGCCTGCGCGCCGACGAGAACGGCCAGTACGGCACCGTCGTGGAAGTCATGGACGTGATCCGCCGCGCCGGCGGCACCCGTCTCGCCCTCGGCACCCGCCTCCCCGCCGCCAGCGGCGCCACCCCATGA
- a CDS encoding type III pantothenate kinase translates to MPAFPLLAVDIGNTSTVLGLADESLTLTHSWRIRTNREELPDDLALELHSLLSMSGAPRPHAAVLSSVAPPVGENYALALRKHFGLEPFTVSAANLPDVRVELDQPDAVGADRLCNLFGAERYMAEHEFAVVVDFGTSTNFDVIGRGRRFIGGVLATGAQVSADALFARAAKLPRITLTAPGSAIGKNTTHALQSGLVFGYAEMVDGLLRRIQAELPGPAVNIATGGFSRTVQGLCREIHHYDDTLTLRGLVEMWASRPGR, encoded by the coding sequence ATGCCTGCGTTTCCTCTCCTGGCCGTGGATATCGGCAACACCAGCACGGTCCTGGGCCTCGCCGACGAGTCCCTGACGCTCACGCACTCGTGGCGGATCCGCACGAACCGGGAGGAACTTCCGGACGACCTGGCGCTGGAACTGCACAGCCTGCTGTCCATGAGCGGCGCGCCGCGCCCGCACGCGGCGGTGCTGAGCAGCGTGGCGCCGCCCGTGGGGGAGAATTACGCGCTGGCGCTGCGCAAGCACTTCGGGCTGGAGCCGTTCACGGTGTCGGCCGCGAACCTGCCGGACGTGCGGGTGGAACTGGACCAGCCGGACGCGGTAGGCGCCGACCGGCTGTGTAACCTGTTCGGTGCGGAGCGCTACATGGCGGAGCACGAGTTCGCGGTGGTCGTGGACTTCGGGACAAGCACGAACTTCGACGTGATCGGCCGGGGCCGGCGGTTCATCGGCGGGGTCCTGGCGACGGGCGCGCAGGTGAGCGCGGACGCGCTGTTCGCCCGGGCGGCGAAACTGCCGCGCATCACGCTCACGGCGCCCGGCTCGGCGATCGGGAAGAACACCACGCACGCGTTGCAGTCCGGGCTGGTGTTCGGGTACGCGGAGATGGTGGACGGTTTGCTGCGCCGCATTCAGGCGGAATTGCCCGGCCCGGCCGTGAACATCGCCACCGGGGGCTTCTCACGCACGGTGCAGGGGTTGTGCCGCGAGATTCACCATTACGACGACACGCTGACCCTGCGCGGCCTGGTGGAGATGTGGGCCAGCCGCCCTGGGCGCTGA
- a CDS encoding inorganic phosphate transporter: MEASLLGLIVVVALALAFDFINGFHDTANAIATSVATKVLTPAQAIAMAAILNVVGALMGTAVAKTISKDIVPQEYATLELVGAALVSAIFWNLFTWWKGLPSSSSHALIFSLVGAGVAAGGWGIIIPKGVEKTITGLLTSPVLGFLVPIVLMFILSWVVLRRMRPRAVTRNFRWLQIFSAAFMAFSHGGNDAQKTMGIITFALAAYYNTTIEIVPLWVILSAAAAMGAGTALGGWRIIKTMGFKVVDLKPVDGFVAETSAALIIETASRLGIPVSTTHTISSSIMGVGTTKGFKKVKWQVAGRIVQAWIFTIPVCIALGWLCFQIAELFN; this comes from the coding sequence ATGGAAGCCTCACTGCTCGGCCTGATCGTCGTCGTCGCCCTGGCCCTCGCCTTCGACTTCATCAACGGATTCCACGACACCGCCAACGCCATCGCCACCAGCGTCGCCACGAAGGTGCTCACGCCGGCGCAGGCCATTGCCATGGCCGCCATCCTGAACGTCGTCGGCGCCCTGATGGGCACCGCCGTCGCCAAGACCATCAGCAAGGACATCGTCCCGCAGGAGTACGCCACCCTGGAACTGGTGGGCGCCGCGCTGGTCAGCGCGATCTTCTGGAACCTGTTCACGTGGTGGAAGGGCCTGCCCAGCAGCTCCAGCCACGCCCTGATCTTCAGCCTGGTGGGCGCCGGCGTCGCCGCCGGGGGGTGGGGCATCATCATTCCCAAGGGCGTGGAGAAGACCATTACCGGTCTGCTCACCAGCCCCGTGCTGGGCTTCCTGGTGCCCATCGTGCTGATGTTCATCCTCAGCTGGGTGGTCCTGCGGCGCATGCGGCCCCGGGCGGTCACCCGCAACTTCCGCTGGCTGCAGATCTTCAGCGCGGCCTTCATGGCCTTCAGCCACGGCGGCAACGACGCGCAGAAGACCATGGGGATCATCACCTTCGCACTGGCCGCGTACTACAACACCACCATCGAGATCGTGCCGCTGTGGGTGATTCTCTCGGCCGCCGCCGCCATGGGCGCCGGCACGGCCCTGGGCGGCTGGCGGATCATCAAGACCATGGGCTTCAAGGTCGTGGACCTCAAACCCGTGGACGGCTTCGTCGCCGAAACCAGCGCCGCCCTGATCATCGAGACCGCCAGCCGCCTCGGCATTCCCGTGAGCACCACCCACACCATCAGCAGCTCGATCATGGGCGTGGGCACCACCAAGGGCTTCAAGAAAGTCAAGTGGCAGGTCGCCGGGCGGATCGTGCAGGCCTGGATCTTCACGATCCCGGTGTGCATCGCCCTGGGCTGGCTGTGCTTCCAGATCGCCGAACTGTTCAACTGA
- a CDS encoding DUF47 domain-containing protein, with amino-acid sequence MVLSKFMPQNHKFSERFAAMARNAHATSQALVDLLENYTDVDAKVQRIQDLEHEGDRLSGEVTDLLAESFIVPFDREDIISLNGELDDLVDDMEEAAVKLSLYRLARPMPEMVQIARIAERQCALLAQGMPLIEDSHSKMGDLRRIEKEIRALEDEGDALADQVERTLYDGVQDVPAMIAAMRSGEIVRLLEDATDQAQRVVKTVASILLKNA; translated from the coding sequence ATGGTCTTGTCAAAATTCATGCCGCAAAACCACAAGTTCAGTGAGCGTTTCGCCGCGATGGCCCGCAACGCCCACGCCACCTCCCAGGCCCTGGTGGACCTGCTGGAGAACTACACCGACGTGGACGCCAAGGTGCAGCGCATCCAGGACCTGGAGCACGAGGGCGACCGCCTGAGCGGCGAGGTGACGGACCTGCTGGCCGAGTCCTTCATCGTGCCCTTCGACCGCGAGGACATCATCAGCCTGAACGGCGAACTGGACGACCTGGTGGACGACATGGAGGAAGCGGCCGTCAAGCTCAGCCTCTACCGCCTGGCGCGCCCCATGCCCGAAATGGTGCAGATCGCCCGGATCGCCGAGCGGCAGTGCGCGCTGCTCGCGCAGGGCATGCCCCTGATCGAGGACTCGCACAGCAAGATGGGCGACCTGCGCCGCATCGAGAAGGAGATCCGCGCGCTGGAAGACGAGGGCGACGCCCTGGCCGACCAGGTCGAGCGGACGCTGTACGACGGCGTGCAGGACGTGCCCGCCATGATCGCCGCCATGCGCAGCGGCGAGATCGTGCGGCTGCTGGAAGACGCGACCGACCAGGCCCAGCGCGTGGTCAAGACGGTCGCCAGCATCCTGCTGAAGAACGCCTGA